From Ailuropoda melanoleuca isolate Jingjing chromosome 8, ASM200744v2, whole genome shotgun sequence, a single genomic window includes:
- the LOC100473660 gene encoding putative olfactory receptor 10D3 translates to MQNYTSVMEFILLGIPNTQGLENMLFVLFLAFYLSTLLGNLLIFLTILVSSNLHTPMYFFLGNLSVFDIFFPSVSSPKMMLYLIGQSRTISYQGCACQLFFYHFLGGTECFLYTVMACDRFVAICHPLRYTIIMSPRVCTGLALGTWLGGGLHGSILTFLVFKLPYCGPNEVDNFFCDIPVVLPLACADTSLAQTVSFTNVDVVTLTCFFLILTSYGHIVLSILKISTSEGRRRAFSTCSAHLISIFLFYGPVMLIYLRPASSPWLDSVIQVLNNIVTPSLNPLIYTLRNKDVKLALRKVFTQMVHISGA, encoded by the coding sequence ATGCAGAACTACACTTCCGTGATGGAGTTCATCCTGTTGGGAATTCCCAATACTCAAGGGCTGGAGAACATGCTGTTTGTCTTATTCTTGGCCTTCTATCTCTCCACTTTGCTGGGAAATCTGCTCATCTTCCTCACCATTCTGGTCTCCTCCAACCTGCACAcccccatgtatttcttcctggGAAACCTGTCTGTGTTTGACatctttttcccttctgtgaGTTCTCCCAAAATGATGCTCTATCTCATAGGGCAAAGCCGGACCATCTCTTACCAGGGCTGTGCCTGCCAGCTCTTCTTTTACCACTTCCTAGGTGGTACCGAGTGTTTCCTGTACACCGTGATGGCCTGTGACCGCTTCGTGGCTATTTGTCACCCTTTGCGATACACCATCATCATGAGCCCCAGGGTGTGCACCGGCTTGGCGTTGGGCACTTGGCTGGGAGGCGGTCTACATGGAAGCATCCTCACATTTCTGGTCTTTAAGTTACCCTACTGTGGCCCCAATGAGGTGGACAATTTCTTCTGTGATATCCCGGTGGTGCTGCCCCTGGCCTGTGCAGACACATCTCTAGCTCAGACGGTGAGTTTTACTAACGTGGATGTTGTGACACTTACGTGCTTTTTCCTTATCCTTACTTCCTATGGTCACATCGTCCTTTCCATATTGAAAATCAGCACCTCTGAAGGCAGGCGCCGAGCTTTTTCAACCTGCAGTGCCCAcctgatttcaatcttcttgttCTACGGGCCAGTGATGCTCATCTATCTCAGGCCTGCTTCCAGCCCCTGGCTAGATTCTGTTATTCAGGTGTTAAATAATATTGTGACTCCTTCTCTCAACCCTTTGATTTACACCTTAAGAAACAAGGATGTGAAATTGGCTTTGAGGAAAGTATTCACTCAAATGGTCCACATTTCAGGAGCATAA